ACAAAGAATGGTCAATGGCATTTACTCCACTGACCATTCTTTTATAAAAAGTTATAACGCTTGCTATTACTTACCAGCTGGTTTTACACCTTGCGCAGGTTTAGGAGCGAGCTCTTCTTCCATACCACCACCCAGTTCACGAGGTAAAGGAATTTTCATTTCCTTGGCTACCAGTTCAAAGATATTGTCAACGGTAGTTCCTGCTTCGAAAGTGTTTGGCTTCAGGATCAGTGTATATTTCTTGGTATCAAGTACTTTTTTATACGCTGCCACTACTTTTTCGTAAAGCGGTTGTGCCAGAACGGCCCTTTTCTGATCAGATTTATTCTGAGCAATTTGCTGCCAGTAAACCAGGTTCATAGCTACGCTTTGCATTTGCTGGCGCTGCATATCGAGAACAGATTTAGATTTTCCAGCTGCTGAGTCTTTTTTATAAATGCTGTCGAGACGCTGATATTCCGACTGGTAGTCGCGGTATTCAGCACCCAGTGTATCTTGCTCGTACTGGCGTACCAAGCTGTCAACGCGGCGGTATTCAGGCATCACCTGCATCATGATCTCAATATCAAACACACCAATTTTAATACCCTGCTGCGCCTGAGCCTTTGCGTTGTCAGAAGATGCTAACAACATGCCTGTAACAGCCAGCAGAGAAAATAACACCTTTTTCATCTATTTCTTTTTGTTTTAATAAATAGAACAACCTGCTTGCTTTATTTACAGGGTTGTTGCACTGTTAATTGTATAAAGGTTAAAATATAAACTAGTTCTTGACGCCCAGATCTCTTAGGATATCATCACTCTTATCGAGTTTGGGGTCGGCAAATATAACGGTAATTCCTTCACTTTTATCGAGAATAAAATCATATCCGCGGGCCACTGCAAGTTTCTGAACGGCATTGTAAACTTTATCCTGCAGAGGCTTTACGAGCTTTTGGCGTTCCTTGAACAGATCTCCTTCATAACCAAAGCGTTTACGTTGCAGATCACGCACTTCCTTCTCACGGTTGTACAGCTCATCTTCCCTTTTTTTCTGCAATTCGGGACTTAACATCACTTTCTCAGCCTCATAATCTTTATATAATTTTTCCAGGGCTGCCTGCTTTGCATCAATTTCCTTCTGCCACAGATCGCTTGTTTGCTGTAATTTCTGCTCAGCCTGTTTGTATTCAGGGATCTTATTCAGGATGTACTTGGTATCAATGATCGCATAGCGCTGCGAGTAGCCGGTGTAACCTAACACCAGCAAACAGATCAATAACACGATTTTGTTCATAGAAAGCATTTTAAACGTAAAATACTGCTTATTCAGGTTCAAAGCCCAGCATAAATGTAAACCTTGAAGCATTTTTCAGGCCATTACCCGGTGTAATCCTATCCAAACCTATACCATAGTCAAATCCAAGCAAACCGAACATTGGCAGGAAGAAACGCATACCTACGCCCACAGAGCGACGTAAACGGAAAGGATTATAATCTTTGAAGGAGTACCAGCCGTTGGCTGCTTCAAAGAAGGTAACACCATAGATGGTACTGCTTGGGTTAAGGCTAAACGGATAGCGCAGTTCCATCACATATTTATTAAACATGGTGAAGTACTGGGAAGCACCTTGCTGGTCGGGGTTAACCGAAGGATCGGAAGTTTCGTAAACAGGGTAACCACGTTGTGAAATGATATCATAACCCAACAGGGCGAATGTATTACTCAAGCCTGCATCACCCACCTGGAAGCGTTCGAACGGAGAGATCTTAAGACGGTTGTTATACCTTCCTATGAAGCCCATTTTCGCGGCTGCCTTCAACACGAACATTTTGTTCCTGTCTTCGCCATGCGGCTTGCTGATAGGCACAAACCATTCGCCGGAGAAACGCCATTTATGATATTCCACCCACTTATACGGGTTTGTTTCATTAACGATATTCTTGTCAAACAGCGAATAAGGAGGCGTCACCTGTAAGCTGGCCAGGAAGTTGGAACCCTGTGTAGGGAAATACGGGTTAGGACCTGCCGAACTACGCTGCAATGCTATTTTCAGGTTCAGGTTGTTTGAAGCGCCATCGTCGAAAATGGTACCGTCTCTCAATACAAGGTTACGGTCGATAGCATAGTTCCTTAATTTATAACGGGCATAACTTAAGGTAAAGCCAAGAGAGAAATAGTCATCGGGCCATTTCAATTGTTTAGCCAGGCCAACGGAAACACCTGTTGTTTTAAAATAGGAAGTATCGGCAGCAGATTTTTTATAAGTACCTGTATAGGGATCGTAAGCATTTGCAAACTTGGTATCGAACAAGCTTACTGTTAACGCATTCCGTTTTTTACCGCCAAGCCATGGCTCAGTGAACGAGATATTATAAGAGCGGTAGGCCCGTCCGTTACTCTGTACCCTGAGACTGAGTTTTTGTCCGTCGCCGGTAGGTAAAGGATCCCAGGCTTTACGGCTGAAGATATTCTTCGCCGAGAAGTTGTTGAACGATACACCCAGGGTACCGGTTAAGCCAATACCACCGCCAAAGCCGGCACTCAACTCCAACTGGTCGCTCGATTTTTCTTCGAGTGTATAATTAATATCCACCGTACCATCGTCGGGGTTGGGTACAGGGTTGATGCCAATTTTCTCAGCATTAAAATATCCGAGTGCACCAATCTCACGTTGTGAACGGATCAGCGCCTCACGGCTGAACCTGTCGCCGGGGACCGTACGTAATTCCCTGCGGACCACATATTCCTTGGTTTTATCGTTCCCGCTGATGCGAACGTTCTTGATCGTAGCCTGCGGGCCTTCGATGATACGGATCTCGAAATCGATCGTATCATTATATACCGCTGTTTCAACCGGATCGGTACGGAAGAACAGATAACCATCGTCCATATAAAGGCCACTGATATCGCCGCCTTCGGGAGAAATGGTTTTACCGAGTTTCTTATTCAGGATCTCGGCATTATAAGTATCACCTTTCTGGATACCGAGGATAAGGGTAAGAACAGAGTCGGAGAATTTGGTATTACCTCTCCAGGTAATGTTACCGAAGTAATATTTATGTCCTTCGTTTACTTTAATATGGATATTGAGGTTCCCCTTACTGTTGGGGAAGGTGGTATAGTCTTCGATAACGGCATCGCGGTTACCGATAGAGTTATAGTATTCCAGCAGGGAGAGTTTATCTTCATCAAATTTCTTTTCATTGAATTTTGCTGAAGTAAAGAGTTTGATACGCAGATAAGGATCCAGCACCTTCTTGGTTCTGGAGTAGGTAAGGAAACCTTTATCGCGGAGGTAGTCCTGGAAGGTATATTTTTTAGGATCGCCGAAACCGCCGGTTTCATTGGCAGGGAACAAGGTCATACGTGACATTTCCTTGGTTCCTTTCATCTGCTTTTTCAGTTTGGCTTCATCTACCGTATTACCAAAGAAGCTGATCTGGTTTACCTTCACCTTATTACCCTTGGTAACATGGATAGTAAGCAGTTCATAGTTTTCCGCCGATTCATCTTTTATTTCTTCGATATTGACTTTAACGTTACGGAATCCTTTTTCATAGTAGTAACGTTGGATTGCGTCGATAGCGGTGATCTTCATGTTTTCGGTGATCACGTGACCTATTACCAGGTTTGTTTTCGACTTAAGATCGTCTACTTCACCTTTACGGATCCCTTTAAATATAAACCTCGACAAGCGCGGGCGCTCGGTGATATCAATTTCAACATCTATATTCCTGCCTTCTACGCGTGTAATATAGATAGCGATGTCGCTGAAATAATTTTGAGCCCAGAGTTTAGTAAGCGATTTGGAGAAGGCGTCGCCACCGGGGATGGTAACTTCGTCGCCAACATTGATGCCTGCAATGGAGAGAAAAAGTGCCTCGTCGAAGAACTTGTTGCCTACGACTTTCACAGAAGCCACCTTATATTTTTTAGGGGTTTTCTGATTAAACAGGTTCATCAGATCTGCATCAATGGAAGTAATTCCTGAGTCGGAAGGGTTTTTTCCGGGAACCTGTGCTATGGCCAAATGGCTGCAAAAGCAGACTGAGATTGCCAGAAGAAGAGATTTACACACTGTACGCATCCAATATTGCTGTTTGTTTAAGCCCCCAGAGAATAAGATATATTCTTTCCGCAGTTGGCTTTGGGATAAGTGGCGGCAAATTAACGGGAATTATTAAAAGTCTTTGTTAAATCGGCCGTCCTTTTTTTGTAAATATGTTAATGAATTGTAGGGTTCTGTTGCAACTGTTCGCTCGTTTTACCGAATCGTCTTTCACGTCCCTGGTAGTCGATAATGGCGGCATACAGGTTGGGTTTCCTGAAATCCGGCCAGCAGGTATCGGTAAAGTAGAGTTCGGAATAAGCAAGTTGATACAACAGAAAGTTACTGATCCTATATTCGCCGCTGGTTCTTATCATGAGTTCGGGATCAGGGATATCTTTGGTAGCGAGGTATTGCGTGAGCACCTCGTGGGTTATTGATTCGGGATCAAGCTTACCGTCCTTTGCGTCGCGCGCTATTTGCTGTGCCGCGTGAACAAGCTCCCAGCGGCTGCTATAGCTCAGTGCCATTACCAGGTTAAGGCCGGTATTGGCACTGGTTTCGTCAAGGGCCTCCTGCAATTCGGACTGGGCATAAGCCGGTAGCATCGATTTGTCTCCTATAGCACGTAGCCTGATGTTATTTTTATTTAAAGTGGGAACTTCTTTACGGATAGTATCAACCAGCAGCTCCATTAACCCGGTAACCTCGTATTCCGGGCGGTCCCAGTTTTCGGTACTGAAAGCATAAAGGGTCAGGAAACCAATTCCAAGCTCTGCGCATCCTTCCACAATATCGCGTACGCTTTCTACGCCATTGAAATGGCCGAACAAGCGGTCTTGTCCTTTTTCTTTCGCCCAGCGACCATTACCATCCATAATGATGGCAATATGCCTTGGTAACCGGTTTTTATCGATCCGGCTCAGATCATTCGATTCCTGCATAATACAACGTTGTACAATCGCGGGCAAAATTACTTACTGGACGGCATGCTTGCCATTAAAAGTTTGTAACCGCGGGCGTAAAAATAGCGTTTATTAGCTAATGTGACGCCTGAAATAAGGGATTTGCCTACGGTTTGGGGCACCGGTAGGAGGAGAGGTTAAAAGAGATGCCCACGAGCACCATTGCATAACCGTCGTTCTGCGAGCTGTTGCCCCGCTGCCGGCCTTTAATACCAATGGGAGTTGTGCCTGTTTCATAGCTCCTGTCCTGTAAAAGGTAGGCTACTGAAGCAGGATCAAATGCATCCGGGGCATAGGTGAGGCTCACGTCGTCGAGATAGTCGGTATTGGTAAAACGGTAACCCACTTCACCGAAAATATTCACTTTGGGAGAGATTGCGTATTTCATACCTACGGCCAGGGGAATACACAGGGCGGTAGAACCGTACGGGGTGCGCCCGGGATAAAGGGAACTTCCCTGCCCTTCGGTGCCGAGGCCGCGAAGACGGTATTTTTCTCCACCCAGGTAAGCATATGGATCGTAGGAGAACAATCCTACCCCCAGTGACACATAGGGCGTAAAATTATATCCTTCAACACCGGGATAGAACTTGAAGAAATTGAACTCTCCGCTTATCGCCAGTTCCCATACATTGGTATTGAAGCTAAGGTTACGGCGTTGCTGTGTTTCGTTTTTAGAATAAGTATCTGAATAACCCAGCGCTGCATAGTTTGCACTGAGCTTAAGAGAGATATAGTTGTTCATTTGCTTGCGGAAGAAGATACCTCCTGCAATTTTAGGCCGGTTCAGCGCTGCACGGGTGTTGAGATCGCCAAAGTAATGGCCTGCGCCAACCGCAATACCCAGTTCACCTTGCTGTACATAACTGTCCATCCATTGCGCGTTAGTTCTGGCACCTACAATGAAGAATGTAAGGAGGAATAAAGTTCTTTGTAGCATACGGTTGCAAAATAAGGAATGTTGTAATAACGAAAAATTCCTTTCTTTCTTATAAAGAAACCTTAATTTCTTTTATCCAATCCCCATGTGAGTTTGGAGCGCAGGGTAGAAAGAAAGCTGTTTTCATTTAGTCTTACCAGTTTAATACCAAACTGTTCTTTTTTGACCGCAAGCTGAACATCTTTATCCACAATCTCACGCCTGGAGTCCAATGCACAGATAAACTGGTCGGAACGGCCTTCCACTTCAAAAGAAATAATATTGGAATCGGGAACCAGTATAGGCCTTACGTTCAGGTTATGCGGCGCTATGGGGGTAATAAGGAAGCTTGATGAGTCGGGGAAAACGATAGGTCCGTTACAACTAAGATTATAACCTGTTGATCCCGTAGGCGTTGAAACAATGAGACCGTCTGCCCAGTAGGTATTCAGGAATTCTCCGTTAAGATAAGTATGCACCTTGATCATGGGCGAAGTATCCCGTTTATGGAGCGCAAACTCATTGAGTGCGAAGGAAGCGTCATCGAACAACGGGATATTGGCGTCGAGATGAATAAGAGAACGCTTGTCTACCACAAAGGTTCCATTGGCCAGTGCGTCTACTGCAATGCTAAGTTCCTCTTTACCAATACTTGCGAGAAATCCAAGCCTGCCGAAATTGATACCGAGAATAGGAACGCCTTTATCGCGGATAAGTCCCACTGCATCGAGGATAGTGCCGTCGCCGCCAAGGGAAATAAGACATTCAACAGTTTCATCGAGGTCGTGATAGCCTGAAAACAATTCTACCTCAACCCCTGTGGACCGAATATCGTCGAGATGATCGGCGAGGGAGGTATGCAGGATGATAGCTATATTATAGCGTTGTAGTTCCTGGGCGAGGATGAGCAACTGGCTATGTTGTTCGATATCTAAACCACGGCTGTAAATAGCTACTTTCATTCTTATACATTTCGGTCTTTGGTCGCAGCGAAGGTACGGTAATATGCCCAAGCAGGCAGTGCCGCTACATTTTGAGATAAGTCATGAGCAGGTCGTAGTTCTCCCTGAGCTCGTTCTGGAAGTTTTCTTCTCCGAAATAGTACCGTATGGTATAATCGTAACGCTGGAAGGTGGCAATGATATCTGAGATCTCTGCGCGGTTTACTTTTACCGTTACCTGCAACAGTCCGGTAGTGCTATCGATATAAGTATTGATCTGGGTAATATAGGCATCGTTTGTTTCCACCAGCCGGCTCATTTCTCCGAAAGAGAAATTACGCTTATCCATTTCAAGTACGATGATACCGCCGGGATCTTCGGCGCCTGTAAACCTGCTGGCGGCATGCAGCAGTTCGATACGGGTTATAACACCTTGGTATTCACCCGTTTCATTGATCGCTGCCACCAGAGAAATGTCGTTTGTGGCAGCTTGTTTAAGTGCGGTGAGAAAATGGTCATGTGTTTGAACAGCCACTTTCACCCAATTGCCTTCGAGCGTAGCTACCATAGCAGCTTCATCGGCATCGAGCAGATCATCTTTGCTGACAAGGCCTTTGAATTTTTCTTCCACTACCACAGGCAGATGCTGGACGTCGTAATCTTCCATAAGCCCCAATGCAAATCCTGCTTTATCGGCAGGACCGATAACGGGATAGTTGGAGACTATGAGTTGAGAAGTTAACATCCAGATACGTTTTTAAAACCAGACAACAAAAACTAGGCAATTGTTGCAGCAGGCTGCTTTAATTTACTCAAAAAGGCGTCGAGGATCACATTAAATTCGCCGGGCACTTCCATCATGGGGGCGTGTCCGCACTGGTCTATAAAATGTAATTCGCTGTTAGGGATCAGTTTATTAAACTCTTTAGCTACGAACGGGGGTGTAATGGTATCATTATTACCCCAGATCAGGAGCGTAGGTTGTTTGATTTGGCTGATCTCTTCGCCTAAGTTATGGCGGATAGCGCTTTTTGCCAAAGCAATAATTTTGATCACCTTCATACGGTTGCTGGTGATTTCAAAGACCTCGTCAACGAGTTCTTTGGTAGCCATCGCAGGATCGTAGAAAGTGAGTTCCGTTTTTTTGCGGATATATTCATAGTCCCCTCTTTTAGGGTAACTATCACCCATACCGTTTTCAAAAAGACCTGAGCTGCCGGTAAGGATAAGCGATTTAATTCTTTCGGGGTGTTTCAGCACATGAATGAGGCCTACATGCCCTCCGAGGGAATTGCCAAGGAGATGAATGCCGTCGTAACCGCGTGCTTCCACAAATTTCTGCACATATTTCTCCATGCCTCCTACGGAAGTATGAAAAATATCGAGGTCGAATAAAGGAAGTAAGGGTACTATTACTTTATACTGGTGACGAAAATGTTCTACCAGATCCTTAAAATTGCTCAGCGCGCCAAATAATCCGTGCAATAATAATAAAGGTTCGCCTTCGCCTTCCTCAACAAACTTAAACTTATCGTATTGTTTAATCTCGTAATTCATTTCTCATCAGTTCTTATATAGCTAACACTCCTTGGATTGCCACAAATAAACATAATTCAACCGATATAACCCAAACTCATCGATAATAATAGGTATCCCTTCTGTCGTTAACTACTAAAATACTTTTTTTGTGTTAAATAATGCTTACCATTCCGGCTACCGGTTTCATTATCAGGCCGCTTTTGCGAAAGCGGCGAAAAAAACCTGCAGCTGATCGAAAACATTTTTCAGAAAAGGTATCACCACAGCCATCGCATCTATTGCCTTTGGCCCCCAGGGTGCAACAAAGGTATAAGATTTTGATTCCGAGATGGTTTCTGCTTTAAAAAGCCCCATTTGCGCTGCATAGAACAGAAGTACACTAAATATAGTTATATACAGTACAAGGTATAACACCACTCCTCCCAATTTGTTGATCCAGCCCATAAGCACCATTTCCATTCCGGCTTCTATAAGGGCAGCCACCCATCTCACGATGAGCACAACTGCAACCATCACAATAAGGAAAGAAAGAAATGGCAGCCACCTGGTTCCCATATTCGTATGATCGTGGAGCCACACAGCCACTGTAGCTGACAACTTGAGAGCGGCAGCGATGCCGGTGATAATAGCCAGGAAAGAGAACAGGGCTACTATCAACCCTTTTCTAAGGCCTTTTATTATCGCCAGCACCACCAGCAAAATGAATATGATGTCTATAAACATTCTTAAACCATCCCCCGTTAAGGGTAATCCTATTTACTGAGCATTTCTTTTACTGCAGCGGAAATAGCTTTACCATCGGCTTTGCCTGCCAGTTGTTTGGTTGCTGCGCCCATTACCTTACCCATATCGGCAGGAGAGCTGGCGCCCGTTTCCGCAATAATGGCTGCAAGCGCTGCCTTCAGTTCGGCTTCCGTCATTTGTTTGGGGAGGAATTTTTCGATAACAGCAATCTCTTCTTCCTCCTTCTGCGCAAGGTCGGCCCTGTTTTGCTGGTTATAAATGTCGAGCGAATCTTTTCTTTGTTTTACCAGTTTCTGCAACAGTTTCAGTTCGCCTTCGGCGGAAATTGCACCATTGGCTCCGGGTTCTGTTTTTGCTTTAATGATCTCTGCCTTGATGGCCCTTAATCCACGCAACACGCCTTCGTTTTTGGCTTTCATTGCATCTTTCATGTCGGCCATGATCAATTGTTCTAAGCTCATACGGTTATTTTAAAGTGCGACTATTTGTTTTCTTTCTGCTGAAGCGCCTGGAATTTAGCGTAGAAATCCTTTGCGAATTTTTTGATATCATCTACCAGCTCCTGTTGTTGTGTGGCCCTGTTATAGGTATCCGCCATCGTCATAAAAGTCTGGTAAAAGAAATCCGCCATTTCATCAACCATCATGTCTTTTGTCCACAAGTCGATACGCAGTGCGCTTTTCTCTGCTCCGTCCCAGAAAGCCAGCATCATAGCCCTGGCCTGCTGGTATTGGTCAATAGTGCTGTCGGTAGCTTTCCAGCCAATCTGGTGGGGCACCTTGTCATTATCCAGTTCAACGTTAATACTAATAGTAGAAGTATGCATGTTCTATATATTCTAAAAGGAAGGAGCAAAGGTACTATTTAGCCGGGTCATTTTCAGACCGTTCATTTACGGGTGATGGAGCAGGCTGCTGAATAAAGCGGCGGAAGCATCCCAGTTATACAACAGTTTCTGCGTTTTTGCGGTTGCAATAAGTTGGCGCCGCAACGTTTCATCTTTATATAACAGGATCATTTTCTGGCCCATATCATTAAAATCGCCCGGTTCGGCATAGAGCGCTGCCGCTCCACATATTTCAGGGAAAGCGCCCGTTGAAGAGGCGATAACAGGAATTTCGCATTGCAACGATCTTATAGCTGCCATACAGGCGGGATCGGGAAGCCCGGGCTGAACACATCCGTAGGCGGCGGCCGTTATTGCTGCCAGTTCTTCTGTCCGTAAAACCGGCAGCAGCGAAACATCGGCCCGGAAACGGTATGCGTCAAGTTTAAGCGCAGCCTGTTCTTCGGCGCCAAGGCCGGTTACCAGCAACTGCATGTTGCTTTTCTGCCATTTTTTGAATACCGAAAATGCTTTCAGCACTTCGGTAACCGCCTGAAGATGACCG
This Filimonas effusa DNA region includes the following protein-coding sequences:
- a CDS encoding OmpH family outer membrane protein, whose product is MKKVLFSLLAVTGMLLASSDNAKAQAQQGIKIGVFDIEIMMQVMPEYRRVDSLVRQYEQDTLGAEYRDYQSEYQRLDSIYKKDSAAGKSKSVLDMQRQQMQSVAMNLVYWQQIAQNKSDQKRAVLAQPLYEKVVAAYKKVLDTKKYTLILKPNTFEAGTTVDNIFELVAKEMKIPLPRELGGGMEEELAPKPAQGVKPAGK
- a CDS encoding OmpH family outer membrane protein yields the protein MNKIVLLICLLVLGYTGYSQRYAIIDTKYILNKIPEYKQAEQKLQQTSDLWQKEIDAKQAALEKLYKDYEAEKVMLSPELQKKREDELYNREKEVRDLQRKRFGYEGDLFKERQKLVKPLQDKVYNAVQKLAVARGYDFILDKSEGITVIFADPKLDKSDDILRDLGVKN
- a CDS encoding BamA/OMP85 family outer membrane protein, yielding MAIAQVPGKNPSDSGITSIDADLMNLFNQKTPKKYKVASVKVVGNKFFDEALFLSIAGINVGDEVTIPGGDAFSKSLTKLWAQNYFSDIAIYITRVEGRNIDVEIDITERPRLSRFIFKGIRKGEVDDLKSKTNLVIGHVITENMKITAIDAIQRYYYEKGFRNVKVNIEEIKDESAENYELLTIHVTKGNKVKVNQISFFGNTVDEAKLKKQMKGTKEMSRMTLFPANETGGFGDPKKYTFQDYLRDKGFLTYSRTKKVLDPYLRIKLFTSAKFNEKKFDEDKLSLLEYYNSIGNRDAVIEDYTTFPNSKGNLNIHIKVNEGHKYYFGNITWRGNTKFSDSVLTLILGIQKGDTYNAEILNKKLGKTISPEGGDISGLYMDDGYLFFRTDPVETAVYNDTIDFEIRIIEGPQATIKNVRISGNDKTKEYVVRRELRTVPGDRFSREALIRSQREIGALGYFNAEKIGINPVPNPDDGTVDINYTLEEKSSDQLELSAGFGGGIGLTGTLGVSFNNFSAKNIFSRKAWDPLPTGDGQKLSLRVQSNGRAYRSYNISFTEPWLGGKKRNALTVSLFDTKFANAYDPYTGTYKKSAADTSYFKTTGVSVGLAKQLKWPDDYFSLGFTLSYARYKLRNYAIDRNLVLRDGTIFDDGASNNLNLKIALQRSSAGPNPYFPTQGSNFLASLQVTPPYSLFDKNIVNETNPYKWVEYHKWRFSGEWFVPISKPHGEDRNKMFVLKAAAKMGFIGRYNNRLKISPFERFQVGDAGLSNTFALLGYDIISQRGYPVYETSDPSVNPDQQGASQYFTMFNKYVMELRYPFSLNPSSTIYGVTFFEAANGWYSFKDYNPFRLRRSVGVGMRFFLPMFGLLGFDYGIGLDRITPGNGLKNASRFTFMLGFEPE
- a CDS encoding isoprenyl transferase, with the protein product MQESNDLSRIDKNRLPRHIAIIMDGNGRWAKEKGQDRLFGHFNGVESVRDIVEGCAELGIGFLTLYAFSTENWDRPEYEVTGLMELLVDTIRKEVPTLNKNNIRLRAIGDKSMLPAYAQSELQEALDETSANTGLNLVMALSYSSRWELVHAAQQIARDAKDGKLDPESITHEVLTQYLATKDIPDPELMIRTSGEYRISNFLLYQLAYSELYFTDTCWPDFRKPNLYAAIIDYQGRERRFGKTSEQLQQNPTIH
- the porG gene encoding type IX secretion system protein PorG gives rise to the protein MLQRTLFLLTFFIVGARTNAQWMDSYVQQGELGIAVGAGHYFGDLNTRAALNRPKIAGGIFFRKQMNNYISLKLSANYAALGYSDTYSKNETQQRRNLSFNTNVWELAISGEFNFFKFYPGVEGYNFTPYVSLGVGLFSYDPYAYLGGEKYRLRGLGTEGQGSSLYPGRTPYGSTALCIPLAVGMKYAISPKVNIFGEVGYRFTNTDYLDDVSLTYAPDAFDPASVAYLLQDRSYETGTTPIGIKGRQRGNSSQNDGYAMVLVGISFNLSSYRCPKP
- a CDS encoding NAD kinase; protein product: MKVAIYSRGLDIEQHSQLLILAQELQRYNIAIILHTSLADHLDDIRSTGVEVELFSGYHDLDETVECLISLGGDGTILDAVGLIRDKGVPILGINFGRLGFLASIGKEELSIAVDALANGTFVVDKRSLIHLDANIPLFDDASFALNEFALHKRDTSPMIKVHTYLNGEFLNTYWADGLIVSTPTGSTGYNLSCNGPIVFPDSSSFLITPIAPHNLNVRPILVPDSNIISFEVEGRSDQFICALDSRREIVDKDVQLAVKKEQFGIKLVRLNENSFLSTLRSKLTWGLDKRN
- a CDS encoding CBS domain-containing protein; the protein is MLTSQLIVSNYPVIGPADKAGFALGLMEDYDVQHLPVVVEEKFKGLVSKDDLLDADEAAMVATLEGNWVKVAVQTHDHFLTALKQAATNDISLVAAINETGEYQGVITRIELLHAASRFTGAEDPGGIIVLEMDKRNFSFGEMSRLVETNDAYITQINTYIDSTTGLLQVTVKVNRAEISDIIATFQRYDYTIRYYFGEENFQNELRENYDLLMTYLKM
- a CDS encoding alpha/beta fold hydrolase, whose product is MNYEIKQYDKFKFVEEGEGEPLLLLHGLFGALSNFKDLVEHFRHQYKVIVPLLPLFDLDIFHTSVGGMEKYVQKFVEARGYDGIHLLGNSLGGHVGLIHVLKHPERIKSLILTGSSGLFENGMGDSYPKRGDYEYIRKKTELTFYDPAMATKELVDEVFEITSNRMKVIKIIALAKSAIRHNLGEEISQIKQPTLLIWGNNDTITPPFVAKEFNKLIPNSELHFIDQCGHAPMMEVPGEFNVILDAFLSKLKQPAATIA
- a CDS encoding CvpA family protein; amino-acid sequence: MFIDIIFILLVVLAIIKGLRKGLIVALFSFLAIITGIAAALKLSATVAVWLHDHTNMGTRWLPFLSFLIVMVAVVLIVRWVAALIEAGMEMVLMGWINKLGGVVLYLVLYITIFSVLLFYAAQMGLFKAETISESKSYTFVAPWGPKAIDAMAVVIPFLKNVFDQLQVFFAAFAKAA
- a CDS encoding GatB/YqeY domain-containing protein; the protein is MSLEQLIMADMKDAMKAKNEGVLRGLRAIKAEIIKAKTEPGANGAISAEGELKLLQKLVKQRKDSLDIYNQQNRADLAQKEEEEIAVIEKFLPKQMTEAELKAALAAIIAETGASSPADMGKVMGAATKQLAGKADGKAISAAVKEMLSK
- the gldC gene encoding gliding motility protein GldC, with product MHTSTISINVELDNDKVPHQIGWKATDSTIDQYQQARAMMLAFWDGAEKSALRIDLWTKDMMVDEMADFFYQTFMTMADTYNRATQQQELVDDIKKFAKDFYAKFQALQQKENK